A segment of the Phocoena sinus isolate mPhoSin1 chromosome 11, mPhoSin1.pri, whole genome shotgun sequence genome:
ggtgaccaGAGACTCTGAGCAGCTGGGTGTGGAGGTCTTTATGCCCAGGCTCCTCTGTTGTGCACAAGCAGATGGGCCCCAGAGCTGGGCTGTGGTGAAAGTGGGGGCTGGCCCTCGGGGCTGAGGGCAGAGCAACCCCCGAGATCGAGGTCAAAGTCTCGCCTTTCCCAGACATTCCTCGGCCTTTATAACTAATGTCCCTGCCAGCAGGGCCTGACTCATATATTTCCGAAGAATGAGAAATCGTTTACAATCATCTATGGCCAttgtagaaaactgaaaaaaaaaaaagccagctaaGGAAACTTTCTTTTAATGATCTTTCTTCCTTGCCTCCCCCCACTTCTTCTCCACCTACTCCTGTGCCTACCCAGAACTGTGTGTTCCTGTCCCTGGTCCCCAGAGCCTCCCCCAACAGGGGAGGAACAAGGAGGGAGGGGTGATGCACAGTCATTGCAATAAAGAACTTTCAATGTTTGCTGGCAGCCACTGCCCCCCTTCCTTGCTGAACCCCTATATTGTTTGGGCAGTAATGTGCCCAACCCTGGAGAGGGATCATAATTAGTCTAAGCCAGTCATGGCAATCCCATTCCCTttgctttcccagcctcccttgcagctagaggtGGTCAGGTGACCCAGTTGTAGCCATGGAGATGTGGAGACGTCAGCCCGGAGGCGTTAGGGCAAGATAAGAAGGTACCCCAGGAGAAGCACTCTGCCCTcacccctccccaacccagcCTCTACCCAAGGCTTCCTAGCACATGGTGAGAGGATCTGACGTTAGGAGCTGCTGTGAAGGCATTTGCTGAGAGGAGGTGAAGAGACCTGCAGGTCTGCCAGCACCCAAACAAATGCCGGCACTTCCATCTCTAGGCTTCTTCATGCCTGagaaatattgggctggccaaaaagttagttcgtattttttctgtaagatgttatggaaaacccCGAAtgaatttttggccaacccaacatatGCCCCCTTTGTTTAAGTCGTAATTacttgggtttttgttgttgttgttgttgttacttacAGCTGAATCCAGTCTTAACTCATAAACCTAATGGTTACTCTAAGGATTCATTATCCCAGAACTACAGAATCCTGGGGCTGGGAGAGCATCTCAATTTCATTATCACTCTCCCTCAT
Coding sequences within it:
- the CLPSL1 gene encoding LOW QUALITY PROTEIN: colipase-like protein 1 (The sequence of the model RefSeq protein was modified relative to this genomic sequence to represent the inferred CDS: substituted 1 base at 1 genomic stop codon), with translation MPRGPVQRLPSPAGGEVRAPCGRRQAGARGGAVSPQDTGEICFPGKCTSGCCRRAAENCQSHSSLKRSEGSTCHTECQQGLTHIFPKNEKSFTIIYGHCRKLKKKKASXGNFLLMIFLPCLPPLLLHLLLCLPRTVCSCPWSPEPPPTGEEQGGRGDAQSLQ